In Desulfosporosinus sp. Sb-LF, a genomic segment contains:
- the nrdR gene encoding transcriptional regulator NrdR: protein MHCPFCGNGDTKVLDSRQVEEGTAVRRRRECDRCLRRFTTFEKFEDSPLVVVKKEGRREEFSRSKMMVGMIRACEKRSISTEQIEDAAYAIEKILRNNHEREVSSAEVGEAVLQQLFGLDEVAYIRFASVYRQFGDIQRFMEELHELIEKRGTIE from the coding sequence CGGAAACGGGGATACGAAAGTTCTCGATTCACGTCAGGTTGAGGAAGGGACGGCGGTTCGTAGGCGCAGGGAATGTGATCGTTGTTTGCGTCGGTTTACTACCTTTGAAAAGTTCGAGGATTCTCCGCTTGTTGTTGTAAAAAAAGAAGGGCGACGCGAGGAATTTTCTCGTTCTAAAATGATGGTTGGTATGATAAGGGCTTGCGAAAAGAGGTCAATTTCTACAGAACAAATCGAAGATGCAGCTTACGCAATAGAAAAGATATTGCGTAATAATCATGAACGTGAAGTCTCTAGTGCTGAAGTAGGAGAGGCTGTGCTCCAACAGCTCTTTGGCTTGGATGAAGTGGCCTACATTCGTTTTGCGTCCGTCTATCGTCAATTTGGAGATATACAACGCTTCATGGAAGAGTTACATGAGCTCATCGAAAAGCGAGGGACGATCGAGTAG
- a CDS encoding vitamin B12-dependent ribonucleotide reductase gives MKESWGFTLGFEGQAPKNWPRANVTSNARVVLEKRYLKQVDGQVVETVEDMFFRVASVIAENESDKYSKGKQETQKLAKEFYTMMANLEFMPNSPTLMNAGRDLGQLSACFVLPVEDSMEEIFDAIKNAAIIHKSGGGTGFSFSRLRPKNSMVRSTGGVASGPISFMKVFNSATEAVKQGGTRRGANMGILRVDHPDIVDFIQCKEDNKEITNFNISVGITEEFMLAVREERSYDLVDPHTGASAGQLFAPEIFNKIVEHAWQNGEPGIVFLDRLNKGNPTPLQGEIEATNPCGEQPLLPNEACNLGSINLKLMVTEKNGKMVINWERLSYVTRLSVRFLDNVIDANQYPLQIINDVVKGNRKIGLGVMGFADMLILLQASYATEDAVEYAEKVMKFIQTEARIESQRLAEERGTFPNFEGSIYDGVLKLRNATLTTIAPTGTISMICAASSGVEPLFAVAYTKTVMDGTSLVEVNPLFERFANEYGFYSPELMQKIAERGTVLGLPEVPNWVQEVFTTAQEIAPEWHIRIQAAFQKFTDNAVSKTINFSNAATREDIAEAYRLADELNCKGLTVYRDGSREEQVLSTGIAVAAQADKNIEVQVPTASEKVIVPKAPFVPEVNTVVPRPRPTTTIGVTEKIKIGCGNLYVSVNADEKGICEVFTNTGRAGGCSSQSEATARLISITLRSGLSVDAITEQIKGIRCPACMRREGVNVTSCPDAIARVIKKYNEVGINFSNVKTSAQETAPIAKRSSMVAKEIAAAEKATVTKVRTGVAPANACPECGKPINHESGCVVCTHCGYSKCG, from the coding sequence ATGAAGGAAAGTTGGGGATTCACGTTGGGATTCGAAGGACAAGCACCAAAAAACTGGCCGAGGGCTAATGTAACATCTAATGCGCGCGTTGTGTTGGAAAAACGGTATTTAAAACAAGTGGACGGGCAAGTGGTAGAAACTGTTGAGGATATGTTTTTTCGTGTTGCTAGTGTGATTGCGGAAAATGAATCGGATAAATATAGCAAAGGCAAACAAGAAACTCAAAAACTAGCCAAAGAATTCTATACCATGATGGCGAATCTCGAGTTTATGCCGAACTCGCCGACGCTAATGAACGCTGGTCGGGATCTCGGTCAATTGAGTGCTTGCTTTGTCTTGCCAGTTGAAGACAGCATGGAGGAAATTTTCGACGCGATTAAAAATGCGGCGATTATTCATAAATCTGGTGGTGGGACTGGCTTCAGTTTTTCCCGTTTGCGTCCGAAAAACAGCATGGTTCGTTCAACGGGTGGTGTAGCCTCAGGTCCGATTTCCTTTATGAAAGTTTTTAATTCAGCTACAGAAGCTGTTAAGCAGGGTGGAACCCGACGCGGAGCGAATATGGGAATTCTTCGCGTGGACCATCCAGATATTGTGGATTTCATTCAGTGTAAAGAGGATAACAAAGAGATTACGAACTTTAATATTTCCGTTGGGATAACTGAGGAATTTATGCTGGCTGTTCGTGAAGAACGTTCCTATGACCTCGTAGATCCTCATACAGGCGCATCAGCAGGTCAGTTATTTGCACCAGAAATTTTTAATAAGATTGTGGAGCATGCTTGGCAGAACGGGGAACCAGGAATCGTTTTCCTCGACCGTTTAAATAAGGGTAATCCCACTCCTCTGCAGGGAGAGATTGAAGCTACGAATCCTTGTGGTGAGCAACCCTTGCTCCCGAATGAAGCTTGTAACTTAGGCTCTATTAATCTCAAATTAATGGTGACTGAGAAAAATGGAAAAATGGTTATCAACTGGGAACGCTTGAGTTATGTAACCCGATTGTCCGTGCGTTTTCTGGACAACGTGATTGATGCTAATCAGTATCCACTGCAGATTATTAATGATGTAGTTAAAGGGAATCGCAAAATTGGCCTTGGTGTGATGGGCTTTGCGGATATGCTGATCTTACTGCAAGCGTCTTATGCTACGGAAGACGCGGTGGAATATGCGGAAAAAGTTATGAAGTTCATCCAGACTGAAGCTCGTATTGAGTCCCAAAGACTAGCTGAAGAACGGGGAACTTTCCCTAATTTTGAAGGTTCCATTTATGATGGGGTTCTGAAATTGCGTAATGCCACTCTGACTACGATTGCTCCGACTGGAACTATATCCATGATCTGTGCCGCTTCCAGTGGGGTAGAACCCCTCTTTGCGGTTGCTTATACTAAAACCGTCATGGATGGAACATCGTTAGTTGAGGTCAATCCGCTCTTTGAAAGGTTTGCCAATGAATATGGTTTCTACTCCCCGGAACTTATGCAAAAGATTGCCGAGAGGGGGACCGTCCTGGGTTTACCTGAAGTCCCTAACTGGGTTCAAGAAGTCTTTACTACAGCTCAAGAGATCGCGCCTGAATGGCATATTCGGATTCAGGCGGCCTTCCAAAAATTTACGGATAACGCGGTCTCCAAAACGATTAATTTTTCGAATGCTGCGACACGCGAAGATATTGCAGAAGCATATCGCTTGGCGGATGAACTAAACTGCAAAGGATTAACAGTCTATCGTGATGGTAGTCGAGAAGAACAGGTGCTTTCTACAGGGATTGCAGTGGCTGCTCAGGCCGATAAAAATATTGAAGTACAGGTTCCGACGGCATCTGAAAAGGTTATTGTTCCTAAGGCACCATTTGTTCCAGAAGTGAATACTGTCGTTCCTCGTCCACGGCCAACCACTACCATTGGAGTTACGGAGAAAATAAAAATTGGGTGCGGAAACCTCTATGTCAGTGTCAATGCGGATGAAAAAGGAATATGCGAAGTCTTTACTAATACAGGACGCGCAGGAGGATGTTCCTCTCAATCTGAGGCAACCGCTCGCTTGATTTCGATAACCCTACGTTCAGGATTGTCTGTCGATGCTATTACCGAACAGATCAAAGGGATTCGCTGCCCAGCTTGTATGCGGCGTGAAGGAGTCAATGTTACATCTTGCCCGGATGCTATTGCCCGCGTGATTAAGAAGTATAACGAGGTTGGTATTAATTTTTCTAATGTTAAAACCAGTGCGCAGGAAACAGCTCCAATAGCGAAAAGGTCAAGCATGGTCGCAAAAGAGATTGCCGCTGCAGAGAAAGCAACTGTTACGAAAGTGCGAACGGGCGTTGCACCTGCGAATGCTTGCCCAGAGTGTGGCAAACCGATTAATCATGAAAGTGGTTGCGTGGTTTGTACTCATTGCGGATACTCAAAGTGTGGGTAA